The segment GGTACTTCCTCATGATGAACTCCGTCGTGGGGGCGGCAACGGGGGTCGCGTTCTGGCTCCTCGCCGCCCGGTCCGTGGAGCCCGCGGCCCTCGGCGCCGCGGCGGCGGCCGTGAGCGCGTTCACGCTCGCCGCGCTTCTCGGCAAGCTCGGCCTCGACGCGGCGCTCGTCCGCCGCGTGCCGGCGCTCGGTCCGCGCGGCCGACGGGCGATCCTCCTTCTCGCCCTCGCCGTGGGAGGCGGCCTCGCGGCGGCGGTCGCCCTCGCTTTCGCGCTCGCGCTCCCGTCGCTCGACCCGCAGCTTGCGGGCGTCGTCGGACGCGACGGGCTCGCGATCGCGCTCTTCGCGCTTTTCGCGGTCGCGATCGGGACCGGTTGGGTCTTCGACGCGTATTTCGTCGCGGAGCGCCGCGCCGGACGCTCCTTCGCGCGCAATCTCGTCTTCAACGCCGTCCGGCTTCTCCTGCCCATCCCGCTCCTCGCGATCCTTCCCGGTGGGTTGGCCATCGCCGCCGCGTGGGGCCTCGGCGCGGCCGTCTCCGCGGTCGCGGCCGCGCTCATCGCGCGCGGCGCCTTCGCGGCCCGCGGCGCGCGAGCGGACGAGGATCTCGCCGCGGCCCGGCCGGGCGCAGTGCTTCCCGACGCGGCCGCGAACTACGCGGTCAACGTCGGGGAGTTCCTCCCCTCCCTCGCCCTCCCGCTCATCGTGACGGCGGTCGCGGGCGCGGAGGCGAACGCCGCCTTCTACGTCGCGTGGACCCTCGCCGGCCTCGGGTTCCTCGCGAGCAAGGCCTTCGCGAACTCGGCCTTCGCGGAGCTCGTCGCGACGCCCGCGGACGGCGCGGGCGTCATCCACCGCTCCGTCCGCCAGCACGCGACCGTGCTCGTTCCCTTCGCGCTCGGGGGCATCCTTCTCGGGCCGGAGGCCCTCGCGCTCTTCGGTCCCGGTTACGGCGAGGGATCGCGGCCCCTCCTCGCGCTCTTGCTCGTCTCGCTCGCGTTCGTCGCCGTGAACAACCTCGCGATCACCGTGCTCCGCGAGGAGAACGCGAAGCCGCGTCTCGTCGCCTTCCCGGCGGCGCTCATGACGCTCGTCCTCGCGTTCTCCCTGGTCTCCATCCCGGCCTGGGGCGTCCTGGGCGTCGGCGTGGCGTGGCTGGCCGCGAACGCCGTCGCGGCGGTCCCCGCCTGGAGCATCGTCGCCCGTCGCGCGCACAGGAGGTGGACGCTTGCGGCCCTCGCTGTCGGTGGTCGTCCTCACCAGGAATGAGGCCGCGCACGTCCGCGAGGCGCTCGCGTCCCTCCTCGCGCAGAGCGACCCGGTCGACGAGATCGTCGTGGTCGACGCCGCAAGCGACGACGCGACGTGCGCGCTCGTCCGGGAGGCCGCCGAGCGGGACTCGCGCGTCCGCCTCATCGACTCCCCGCGCATCCTGGCCGTCGGGGAGGCCAGGAACCTCGGCGTCGCGGCCTCGAAAGGGGAATGCGTGGCCTTCATGAGCGCCGACGCGGTCGCCGATCCATCCTTCGCGGCGCGGGTGCGGGCGTCGCTTCGCGGCGCCGACCTCGTCTTCGGCCGTCAGGTCCACGCCCCGTTGCGCCTCACGCTCGCGGCCGCCGTCCGCGGCCTACGGTACCATCTCTACGAGCGGAAGCTTCCCGCCGAAGCGTATGCCTCGAACGTCGTCTCGGCCGCCCGGAGGGAGCTTCTCGAGCGCTTCCCGTTCGGCGCGTCCGAGGCGGATTCGGTGCTCGACGACGTCCTGCTCGCCCGTCGCGCGCGCGAAGCGGGCCTCGTCCTCGCGTACGATCCGACGATGGTGGTGCACCATCGCGACAAGGCGACGCTCGCCTCGGAGTACCGCAAGGTGAGACGGGAGGCGCGAGCCTGGGGCGCAACGCGGCGCGAGACGGGCGGACTCGACCGCGTGGTCGGCTGGGGGGCGCTCGTCCTCGTCGCCCTCGGGGGCGCCGTCTCGTACCCGCACACGATCACGCTCGCCCTCCTCGCGCTCGTGCTCGCGGCGCCGGCGCTCCGCCGGGTCACGCCGGGCGCCTTCGCCCGCTATCGGGGCTGGGCCCTCGCGGCCATCGCCGCGAGCCCTGCCTACGACCTCGCCTTCCTCTTCCATTACATCCAAGGAGCCATGAGCCGATGACCACGACGCCCACGTTCTTCCTCATCCTCGACGCCTGCCGACACGACTACATCACGCCCGAGACGACGCCGTTCCTCGCCGCGCTCCTCGAGCGCTCGAGGCGCGGATCGCTCGTCTCTCCCGCCGGATTCGCGCAGCGCACCGCGATGTTCACCGGGACGTACCCCGACAAGAGCGGCAACTTCAGCGCCTTCGGCTACGGTCCCGAGAACTCGCCGTTCGGTTGGCTCTCGAAGCTGGGTCCGCTCGCGCGATGGTACCGACCGCGCAAGGTGTTCTTCCCGGTGCGCCTCGCGATCAAGCACGCAAGCCGCCTCATCACGGGCAAGTACCACACCGATCCCGCATGGATCCCGCCGACCTTCCTCCCCAAGTTCGAGGTCGTCGAGGATTCCCGGCCCATCTTCGATCCGGGCGCGCTGCCCTCGACGAGCCTCTTCGACCGCCTTCGCGAGGACGGGAAGACGTTCTTCTACGGCGCGCACCCCGTGAGCGGCGACGACGAGGAGATCTTCTCGATGCTCCTCGAGCGCTTCGAGCGCCGCGTCGAAGACGCGCTGTTCGTCGCGCAGTTCTCGACGCTCGACGAGAACGGCCACCACGCGGGGCCCCTCCTCCCGGCGGGCCTCGAGCCTTCGGCGGAGCAGACGGACCAGGACCGCTCGCTCATGCGCCGCGAGCTCGCGGAGCTCGACCGGAAGTGCCGGACGATCCACACCTCGCTCGCCTCGAACTACGGCGACTTCAACTTCATGGTCGTCGGCGACCACGGCATGGCGCCGGTTCGGCGGCGCGTCGACGTGCTCGCGGCCCTCCGGACGCTCGACCTCGAGCCCGGGGAGGACTACACCGTGTTCGTGAACAGCACGATCGCGAACTTCTGGTTCGAGACCGAGCGCGCGCGCTCGGAGATCACCTCCGCGATGGAGCGCCTCGGCGGCGGCCGATTCCTCAGCCGCTCCGAGATGGAGGCGGAGCGCATCGGCTTCTCGACGCGGCGATACGGGGACGCGCTCTTCGCCGCCGATCCGGGCACGCTCTTCTGGCCCGACTACTTCCACGTCGTCGACTCGACGATCAAGGGCATGCACGGGTACATCGACAAGGCGGAGGAGACGTACTCGCTCCTCATGGTCTCGGGCCCGGGCATCGCGCCCGGCGAGATCGGCGCGCGGCCGCTCGTCGACGTCTTCCCCACGCTCTGCCGCCTCACGGGCGTGGAATCGACGGTCGACAGCGAAGGAAGGAGCCTCCTCGATGCCTCTCTCGTGCGCCGAGCTTGATTTCCCCTACACGGCGCGCGACACGCCCGCCCTCCGAGCCCGCATCGACCGCGACCTCGAAGCCGCCGTCCGCGCGACCGCGACGCGCGACCCGTCGGCCCGCGCGCTCGTGCTCACGGGAGGGTTCGCGCGGGGCGAGGGCAGCGCGCGCGAGGCGACGCCGCTCAACGACTACGACTTCGTGCTCGTGCGCGACCGCCCGGGCGGCGGTCCCGTCGCCTCGTCGATCGCGAAGGCGCTGGAAAGGGACCTCGGCATCAAGGTGGATCTCGTGCCCGTCTTCACGGGACGCCTTCCGTGGCTCGCCCCGAAGCTCTTCTGGGTGGAAACACGCGCCGCGGGCCGGGTCATCGCGG is part of the Candidatus Thermoplasmatota archaeon genome and harbors:
- a CDS encoding glycosyltransferase; the encoded protein is MRPSLSVVVLTRNEAAHVREALASLLAQSDPVDEIVVVDAASDDATCALVREAAERDSRVRLIDSPRILAVGEARNLGVAASKGECVAFMSADAVADPSFAARVRASLRGADLVFGRQVHAPLRLTLAAAVRGLRYHLYERKLPAEAYASNVVSAARRELLERFPFGASEADSVLDDVLLARRAREAGLVLAYDPTMVVHHRDKATLASEYRKVRREARAWGATRRETGGLDRVVGWGALVLVALGGAVSYPHTITLALLALVLAAPALRRVTPGAFARYRGWALAAIAASPAYDLAFLFHYIQGAMSR
- a CDS encoding alkaline phosphatase family protein — protein: MTTTPTFFLILDACRHDYITPETTPFLAALLERSRRGSLVSPAGFAQRTAMFTGTYPDKSGNFSAFGYGPENSPFGWLSKLGPLARWYRPRKVFFPVRLAIKHASRLITGKYHTDPAWIPPTFLPKFEVVEDSRPIFDPGALPSTSLFDRLREDGKTFFYGAHPVSGDDEEIFSMLLERFERRVEDALFVAQFSTLDENGHHAGPLLPAGLEPSAEQTDQDRSLMRRELAELDRKCRTIHTSLASNYGDFNFMVVGDHGMAPVRRRVDVLAALRTLDLEPGEDYTVFVNSTIANFWFETERARSEITSAMERLGGGRFLSRSEMEAERIGFSTRRYGDALFAADPGTLFWPDYFHVVDSTIKGMHGYIDKAEETYSLLMVSGPGIAPGEIGARPLVDVFPTLCRLTGVESTVDSEGRSLLDASLVRRA